ATCTTCAAGCATGATTCCTGGGCTGCCACCGCTCAGTATCGGGGACCGGAATTCGACACGGTCTGCAAGTTCAACCGGATCCAGCCGGTCGCCGGATTGACCACGAAATGGATCGGACGTTTCCTGGCCAACCGCGAAGCATTCGCCTACGACCAACTCGCCGGCATTCCGGGAATCGCTCCCGGCTGTCAGACAATTTCACTGCACAACAAGACGCTGAAGAACGTCGTCGCCCACCAGTTCGTGCCGGGGCATCCGCTCGGGGCGAAGGAAGAAGTGAATGACGATTTCTTTCCGCAACTGCTCGCAATTCTCAAGGCGGTCCACGAACGGGGATTCGCCTATGTCGATCTGCACAAGAGGGAGAACATTCTCGTCGGCGACGACGGGAATCCGTACCTGATTGACTTTCAAATCAGCTACTTCTCCGCGCCCGATCGTCTGTTGAAGCTGCCTTTTTCCGGCACGACTCTCAAGGTGCTGCAGTATGCCGATCTGTACCATCTGACCAAGCATATCAAGCGGCTGCGGCCGGATCAGGTCGATCAACTCGGGCTGACCAAATACGCCGAGAAGCCATGGTTCATCCGCGCTCACCGCGTCGTCGCCGTTCCGTTCCGGACTATGCGACGCAAGTTCCTCAGCAAGATCGGCGTCCGCGACAAATCCGGCCGTTCAGGCACGGAAGTCTTCGCCGAACATGCCTTCCGCGAGGAAACTGCGAAGAAAGCTGCGTAGCTGACCTTAAGGGGGCCCTGCTGGGCCCACGGTCAGCAGCTACCGCTCGCGTCCCATGAGTGGCAGAGCCACAAGAGGTTGTTAACTGCTATTGTCAGTGTTAATTCCGCGATCAGCGGCCGTTTCCTGTGGCCTCGTCACCCAGACGTGCACGTCTGGTCCAGCCATTCGGAAAACTCGTTGGCTGAAGAGGTCGAGCTACGCCCGTTCTTCCAGCTCTTCCCAACGGGTGTAGAGTTCGGCCACGCGGGCTTCCACAGCCTTGAGCTGATCGGACACGGCTTTGATCTCGTCCGGAGTCTGCTGATAGAAGGCCGGATCGGCCATCCGTGCGTGCAGCTCGGCCTGCTCGGCTTCGGCTCTCTCCATTTGCTCCGGCAGCTTTTCGAGCTCCTTTTGTTCCTTGTACGTCAACTTTGCCGGTCGAGTCGCGGCTGGCGTGGCTGCCTTCGACTTCGTCGTCTTTGCCGAATCCGTCGGCCCCTCGTTGGACCTTCGTTCCTGATAGCGGGCGTAATCGTCGTAGCCGCCGTCGAATTCGAGGATCGTCCCGTCACGGTCAACGGCCAGGATTCCGGTGCAGACGTTATTGAGGAACTCCCGGTCGTGGCTGACGAGTAGTACCGTTCCCTGATAGTTCGTCACCATCTCTTCAAGGAGATCCAGCGTCTCGGCATCCAGGTCGTTGGTCGGTTCGTCGAGCACGAGCATGTTCGATGTCCGCTTGAACAACCGGGCCAGCAGCATGCGATTGCGTTCGCCTCCCGAAAGATAACGGGCAGGGCGACGAGCTCGTTCCGGTGTGAACAGGAAATCCTGCAGATAGCCGTAGATGTGCCGCGAAGCCCCGTTGATGACCAGCTGTTCCTGACCCTCGCCGACATTCTCGATAACAGTCTTCTCTTCGTCGATCTGTTCCCGCAACTGGTCGAAGTAAAGCGTTTCCAGTTTGGTGCCGTAGCGAATCGAACCTTCGTTCGGTTCCAGTTTTCCGAGCAGCAGCTTCAGCATCGTGGTCTTGCCCGCGCCGTTCGGGCCGACGATGCCGATCTTGTCTCCCCGCGTGATGACTGTTGAAAAATCGTTGATGACGGGCTTTTCGCTGTAGCGAAATGAAACATCTTCGGCCGCGATGACAAGGAAGCCGGAACGTTCTGACTCGGCGACCTGCAATCGAACATTGCCGACTTTCTTCCGCCGGGCCGCTCGTTCTTCACGCAATTTCTTCAGAGCCCGAACGCGTCCTTCATTGCGGGTGCGTCGAGCTTTGATGCCCTGACGGATCCAGCGTTCTTCTTCGGCCAGCTTCTTGTCGAACAGTTCCTGCTGCTTCTGTTCGGCTTCGGCGGCCGCCTGTTTCCGTTCGAGGAACTTCTCGTAGCTGCAGGTCCAGTCGTAAATCTGTCCCAGTTCAATCTCGACAATCCGGGTGGCCAGCGACTTCAGGAATTGCCGGTCGTGGGTAATGAAGGCGAGTGCTCCGGTGTAACCGCTCAGGAACTTTTCCAGCCAGCGAATCGATTCGATATCCAGATGGTTCGTCGGTTCATCGAGCAGCAGCAGATTCGGCTCCTGAATCAGTGCCTGCGCGAGCAGTACGCGACGTTTCATTCCCGACGACAGAGCCGAGAAGTCCCACGTCGGATCGAGCTGCATTCTGGTCAGCACTTTGTCGACGCGATGGTCCAGTTCCCAGCTCTCCGCTTCGACCTGATTGCTGTCCTGCGAGATCGTCACTTCACGAACCACAGAATCGACCGTGCCCTGCATTCCCTGGGGGACCTCCTGCAGCAGACGAACCACACGGAGATCCGGCGAGCGGATAATGGTGCCGGTGTCCGGTTCCATTTCGCCGGCGATCATCTTCAGCAGAGTCGATTTTCCGGCTCCGTTGCGGCCAATCAAGCCGATGCGATCGCCGTCGGAGATGTCGAAGCTGATGTCATCAAACAGCGGCGGCTGCTCAAATCCGAACGTTACGTTGTTGAAACTGACAAGTGCCATGGTGAAAATAGCTGGTGAACAGATGGGGATACGGGCAGGAAGGCAGGACGCATACAGGCGGTAATGTATGGGAGAAGACCTTCAGCGGATAGTGTGAGCCGCCCAAGTCGTTCGCTTCCGCCGGGGCGTGAAACCTGAGTTCCCATCGCTCAGTCTGAGGGACGGGATACCTCAGACCGAATCGTAACGAACCGGAAGGACCCGCAGGATGCGGGAAAATGCAGACGTCGAGATTTCGGCGCGGGAGTTGCTCTACTGGTTGAGATACCAAGTGTCGAAATTCTTACGCACTCGGGGAGATTCCTATGAGTACTAATCAGCCTGCCAACGATTATTCCCGCCACTTCGATCGGGACTATTTTCCGCCCGATCCGCCGCTTGACGGAACCATGAGTCCGGCCATGCGTTCGACATTCGCCGCACTGGTGGCGCTGTGTGGCTTCTGGTTTGTCGGAGCAGGACTGTTCGAGCTCATGGGAGACGATTTCTCCTCCGCTCGGGTGCTGACATTTTCGGAGCCTGATATCACGGTTGAGTCTGTCGCCGATGGATTAACGACCACGACGAATCGGATTCATGGTGGATTGCTGATCGCTTCGGGGATCACGTGGTTTATCTGTGCCGCTGGAATTATGAGGTCCTCGATTCCTCTGACGGTGATCGCCGGTCTTGGAGCGATCGCGCTGAGCATTATGAGCAAACTGTAACGGGGAGGAAGCAGCCCCTTGATGATAGATGAGCCCCGTCCGGTTTTCCGGGCGGGGCTTTTCCTTTGCTCATCGTTCGCCGACCAAAATCTCACGGGCCGTCTGCAGGTGGTCGACAAACTGCCGCTCCTGAGGAGTGATCTCGTCAATTCCCTGATCAAGCATCACCGGCAGACAGTCCCGGATCGCCAGTCCGAGGTACGTATCGGCCTTGTTCGGATCCCGTCGAGCGGTATCGAGGTTGTTCTGGAGTTGGGGGAGTTCCGCATTAACGGTGGCCGCGAATGTGGACCATCGGGCTTCCGGCGCTCCGGAATCTCGCATCTCCTGCATGTCCGTATGAATCTCCACGAGTCGCACGAAGACCTTCCGGGCCTCCGCATTCGCGTCCGGCAACGACATGTAGTACCCGATTCCGACCGCGATCACGATCAGAATTACGAGCTTCTTCAGGATCTCCGGGCTGCGAATGGCTTCGAGAACCTGACCAGCAACGGGTGGGATCTCGATCGAGCGTTTTTGTCTCTTACGCTGCTTCCTGGGTTTCTCGTCATCTTCGAGTTCTGACTGCCGGACTCGCGCGGGCAGTTTGGGAGTGGCGACCGGTTCGGGCTCGATGTCGTCCTCGTCGTAGCTGAACCAGGCCATCTGGTCAGGAAGGAGTTCGTCGGAAAGGTCATTCCCGCTGACCAGATCCAGTTCCTCGTCGCTGGCGTCGAGTGTCGCCATTCCAGCGGACGATCCGGAGAGCGACGCTCCATCGTAGGCGGTCTTTCCCGCTTCCTGATCGGAGAGTCGCAGTTCGGCATTGCTTGTTGCCGGCACGAGCCGCAGAGCGATCGCCCCGACAACAATGCGGTCGTCGATTTTCAGCTTCGCGTTGGAGACATTCATCCCATTAACGAAGACACCGTTCCGGCTGTTGAGGTCCCGGATTTCAATTTTCTCTCCCGATCTCTCGATCAGGCAGTGTTTACGGGAAACACTGGCATGGTTCAGGTAGAGATCGGACTCGCCTCGGCGACGGCCGATAATTGTCACTCCATCGCGGAGCGGAAACGTACGGCCAGTCTTGCTGATCAACAACTCGACGTCGCTTGAGACGGAGTCGTCAGCAAGTGAATTCCGGGTTGGATCGCTGCCGTGGCCTGACATGAAATCCAATACTCAAAGCGAAGGATCGGAGTGAGTCGATCCTGAGGACACGATGAAGGAATTCCAACAGTGCCCCGAGATTGCCGCAATGAGACAACCCGGCACGGATGCCGACGGGGAACGATGGAGAAAGCCAACGCCTATTGTGCGCGATTTTATGCGCGTGTCCACTATGGAAGCAAAGTGAGCCGTGAAACTCGGCCAGGCAGGAACCCGCCGGCCGAATAACCGGAATCGCACCGGTCAGCTCCCGGTGATGACGCCCAGGAAGTTCTTCTTGGCGTTGCCTTCCCGAACCTTTGCCTGAATCTGGCTGATCAGCCGCTGGGCGCGACGCTCCCCATTTTGTGCTGCGTATTGCACGGCCGATTTGATGCTTGTATTCAATGTCTGCAGCGACTTGTGATACATCTGGTAGTCCCGGAAGGCCTGCTCCATGCCTTCGAACGGCAACTTCGTCTCTACGTAGGCCTTGTATGTTTCTTCGAACCAGGTTCGCTGACCGGCCGCGCTGGTGAAGCCGATATCGTAATCCTTGAGATTGCGGGACAGCTTCGTGGAACAGTCGCGGAGCCAGCGACGAGCGTCCTGCCAGTCTTTCTTGTCTTGCGAACTGGAATAGGTCCGTTCATCCGAATTCAGATCCCGGTTGAGCGTCTTCAGCTTGCTCTGCATGTCGACAAGCCGTTTCCGTTGACGGTGCAGATCGGCTTCGATGTTCAGGCTCGCATTCCATTCCGCGTCGATGCCGTCGAGCCATTCCAGCTCCTGCGGACTTGGCTGGCGGTTCATGCCCTGAGCCGCTCCGCGAGGGGCCATCTGCGGCATGGGAGCCGCGGCCATTGGCGGGGGGGCAACCGGCATCGGTGGGGCGACAGGCACAGGAGCGGCACACATCACGTAGATCTGAGGGTCTGCTCCCGGCATCGACGGAGGCAGCGGCTGATCGAGCAGCGGGTTCGTTCCCTGAGCCGCGTCGAACGTCATTCCGTTAATCGCCCAGGAAATAATCGAGGACGGTTCCAGTCGCATGGCATCCAGCAGCATCCGCATTGTCAACTGTGGGAACTGAGCCCGGTTCACTCCCTGAGGAAAGGCGAGGACAACACCCATTGGAAATGTGGCCGGCTTGAACCAGACTCCGAGGGTCAACTGGGGGACCGCGGAACACGTAACCTGTTCCCATCCGGCTGATGCCGGCCTGCTGGCAAAGTCGGTTCCCTTCTGGCGATCGTCTGACATGCGCTGCCCTCTCACGGAGAAGAATAAGTGGAAGGCAACTCAAAGCCGTCCATCTCCATTCTAATCAGGGGAAATCCACGATCCAAGACGGGAGCCCGCTGGATGTCCTGTTCAAATGATGAAAAACAGATGAAGAACGGGCAGAGGAGACGTTATCAACAGAGCGATGAAGACAGCCGGCTATTCCGCAGCGTCAAGAATCGCAGGCACGATGAAATAGCGTCCATCGGTCTTGGGAGCATTTTGCAGCGCCCGCTCGAGCGTCAGCATCTCGGTCGGCGTGTCATCCCGGAAGGCGTTCTGCACTTCGATCGGGTGAGCGAGTGGTTCGACATCAGCGGTGTCGACCTGCTGCAGGACATCGACGTAGTCCAGGATGGCGCGCATGTCGCCCTGCATCTGAACCAGTTCGTCGGGGGAGAACGTCAGGTTGGCGAGTTCGGCAACTTTCCGAACATCATCCAGCGATAGATCTGACATTCTCCCTCTCCGCAGTTGGCAGGTTATCAGGCGTTGTCCTGAACATCCGGAATCGTGAACGGTTCGCGGACAACTGGCTTCTGGATGAGGCCAGCGCGAATCATGCTCACGGGAACCCAGCGACGGACGACCTTGCCGTCTTCGACGACACGAATCCGCTGCAGGTTCTTGCGGAAGTAGCGACGCGTAATACCAGTCGTCTTCCGGCCGTTACCGCCGAGGTACTTGGGCTTACCGCGCTGAGACAGCGAATTGCCCTTGGCCGGGGTGTTGTCCCCGTAGAGCTCTCGCAGTTTGTCGCGTTTTTCCCGTTTGTGCTTTTTATGAGTACTCATGGCTGACCGTGCCTCTCGCTCCGCGTCGTCAACTATTTATGAATGGGAATTGTCCGTAGGTCGGCAGAATATAAAGCAATACGTCAAACTTTCAAGGCCGCGTCGCAGGGATCGTGCCGATTTTTGCCCGCCGCATTGTCCAAATTGCCATCCAGACGGCTTCGCCGCGTCCCAGATCTGCAATTCGAACCGCTGGGTTTTGTAAGAGGTACACTCTTCAACAGCTTTTGAACTTTTGCACGGGCTGGATTGAGTGGTCGCAAGATGTGTGGTGTCAGATAGTTGCGTCTTTATGTGGCGCATTTCTCGAAAATCTTCGAGTTCCTTGGCACGACGTCTGCAAAAGACATCTTTCGTTCCCGACGGGAAGTAAGGAGCCCCCGGGAAACTTGGACGAGAGACTTAAAAAACAGGAAGGGCGGGGCCCGAACGGCTGCCGCCATCGAAAAGGAGACGAAAGATGCTGGTTCTCACACGGAAAAAATCTCAGCTGATTCAAATCGGTGACAATATCGTGATCAAGGTCATCCGCACAGGACCCGGATCGGTCAAACTCGGAATCGACGCCCCCAGCCATGTCCGCGTGATGCGGGGTGAACTCGACGAAAAGCTCTCCCAGAACTACGAACTGGTCGAAGCGGGAGAAGCCGAGGGCGATGACTCGGCGTCGGCGACTACTGAAGTCGAATGCCGTCGCGGCGATCGCGTCGAAGATGAGGAAGTTGTCAGTCCTAAAGCGACGAGCCGCAAAAATTCCCGCGCTTCTGTCGTCTGATCGCTGAACGATACCCCGCGGGTCATCTGGAGATTTCCATGTGACCCGCTTTCGCTTTCTGCCAGGCTGCCCACTTGGCTGGTCGGCGCGTGCGACTCCTCGAGAACTGGCGTAATCCCTGCCCATTGGAACGGCCCCGATGCGGTAGCGATTCCCGACCCTGATCCTTCCGCCTGAGACATGCAGGCAGGGATTCGCCAGTTCGCCGCACCGCCGACTTTTTTCATGCGCTGACGCAACCGCTTCGCTGATGTCTTCACTACGGATCGTGAGCGGTCATGCGGGGGCGCGGCTTCGCCTCTTCCGGTCGACATCCCAACGAAACGACTGCGTGGCCCGTGCTTCTGGGGGCGAATCACCGATCGTTCGCTTCCATTTCCTCGCTGGATTGTGAGAATAAGGGAACCGTTGCCCTGTCAGCCGTTTCCACGAGTTCTCCCGGTTCCCGATGGACGATCAGAACGAATCTCTTCTGCAGCCATACCTCGGCAAAGAGGTCGTCCTCGACCTGGAGAGTATGTATGTGTGCGTGGGAACGCTTCTGGCGGCCGACCATCGGTATCTGATTCTTGAGAAGGCCGATCTCCACGACCTGCGCGACACTTCGACCACTCGGGAACGTTATATTCTCGACTCGAAGGTTCACGGTATTCGCGCCAACCGGGAACGTGTGCTGATCAATCGTCGGCAAGTGGTCGGGCTCTCGTTGTTGGATGATGTGATCGCATGACGTTTTCTCTGCTCAATTTCGGAATGCTGGCCGGCCTGATGGCAGTCACGATTCCGATTGTCGTGCACTTGCTGAATCGGCGGAGGTACGACGTTGTCGAGTGGGGCGCGATGCAGTTTTTGCAACTGGGCGAACGGACCCGTCAGCGGATTAAACTGAGCGACCTGCTGCTGCTCCTGTTGCGAATTGCGATGATCAGTCTGCTCGTGCTCGTCTTCACGAGGCCGTTCGTCAAAGGGAACACGTTTATCCGCAGTTTGTATCCAGAGCCAATCGATCTGGTGATTGTGATCGACGGTTCCTACAGCATGGGCTGGACTGGCGAAGCGATCACACCGCACGCCCGGGCGATTCAGTACACGCATAATCTGCTCGATAATCTGACGGCTGTGGATCGCGTCGCCATTATTGATGCCCGGTCGAGGCCTGATCTGCTCACGCCGGCTCCGTTGACCGACACCGCCACAGCGCGGCTCGAACTGGAGAAGCTACAGCGGCCCGACGGCACTGCGAATCTGATTGCCGGAGTGACGGAAGCGTGCAAGCTGTTGACGCAATCCTTCTCAACCCGTCGCGAAATCGTCGTGTTGACCGATCGGCAGGCAATCTCCTGGGAGAATCCCGACAGCGCCGCTTGGAACGAGTTCCTGAAACTCCGGCAGGCGGCTGCCGTTCCGATTGGACTGGCGGGAATCGATGTCGGTTCGCCGACGATGAATCAGTTCGAGAACTTCCAGGTTGGCAAGCTCAAACTGAATCGCGATATGACTGTGACCGATACCGTGGTTTCGGTCTCCACACTGGTCGGTTACAGCGGATCGAAAAGTGAAGCCGACGTGGAGCTCGTCTGGTCGGTCGATGGCCAGCAGTTGAGCCGCGAAACCGATTCCCTGCAGTTGAAGCCGGGCGAGGAAGTTGTCGCCGAGCTGACGACCCGATTCTCCGATGCCGGCTCGCATGTGATTACCGCGTCGGTGCCGGACGATTCTCTTCCCGGCGATAACGTTGCTCAGATTGTGGTCGATGTTCTCGAACAGATTCCGGTCGTCGTCGCTGTTCCCGGCAGCGAAGAACCCCAGCAAATCCAGGGGCAGGAACCGGAGTCCGACTTCTATCTGACCAAAGTCTTCGGTAATCCGGATGTGGAACGAGCCTGGGCGAACTCGCGACGGATTCCGCAGGGCAAGGTCGATGCGGCACTTCTCAGAGAAACTCGCGTCCTGTTCTGGATCGGGCCGGGTGATGAGAACACCGATTGGGACATGCTGACCGATTTCCTGCTCAACGGGGGCTCGGTTGTGCTCGTGCCGGATCATGATGCGACCGAGAGTGACTACGAGGTTCTGCGGGACAGCTGGCGTTTTGAAGATCAGCGCGTCGTCCCGGTTCGCTTCGCTGAGAAAGTGGTCCGTCGAGAGGACGGCGAGACTCGCTCGCATTTCGATTTGCTCTCGTTTTCTTCGGCCTGGCTCGAACCGTTCCGAGATGCGGAGAAGACCGATCTGCAGGACGTCTTGATTAGTGAGTACTGGCTGCTTGAGACCCCGGAGAAATTCGACGATGAT
The sequence above is a segment of the Rubinisphaera margarita genome. Coding sequences within it:
- a CDS encoding ATP-binding cassette domain-containing protein, with translation MALVSFNNVTFGFEQPPLFDDISFDISDGDRIGLIGRNGAGKSTLLKMIAGEMEPDTGTIIRSPDLRVVRLLQEVPQGMQGTVDSVVREVTISQDSNQVEAESWELDHRVDKVLTRMQLDPTWDFSALSSGMKRRVLLAQALIQEPNLLLLDEPTNHLDIESIRWLEKFLSGYTGALAFITHDRQFLKSLATRIVEIELGQIYDWTCSYEKFLERKQAAAEAEQKQQELFDKKLAEEERWIRQGIKARRTRNEGRVRALKKLREERAARRKKVGNVRLQVAESERSGFLVIAAEDVSFRYSEKPVINDFSTVITRGDKIGIVGPNGAGKTTMLKLLLGKLEPNEGSIRYGTKLETLYFDQLREQIDEEKTVIENVGEGQEQLVINGASRHIYGYLQDFLFTPERARRPARYLSGGERNRMLLARLFKRTSNMLVLDEPTNDLDAETLDLLEEMVTNYQGTVLLVSHDREFLNNVCTGILAVDRDGTILEFDGGYDDYARYQERRSNEGPTDSAKTTKSKAATPAATRPAKLTYKEQKELEKLPEQMERAEAEQAELHARMADPAFYQQTPDEIKAVSDQLKAVEARVAELYTRWEELEERA
- a CDS encoding FHA domain-containing protein, translated to MISKTGRTFPLRDGVTIIGRRRGESDLYLNHASVSRKHCLIERSGEKIEIRDLNSRNGVFVNGMNVSNAKLKIDDRIVVGAIALRLVPATSNAELRLSDQEAGKTAYDGASLSGSSAGMATLDASDEELDLVSGNDLSDELLPDQMAWFSYDEDDIEPEPVATPKLPARVRQSELEDDEKPRKQRKRQKRSIEIPPVAGQVLEAIRSPEILKKLVILIVIAVGIGYYMSLPDANAEARKVFVRLVEIHTDMQEMRDSGAPEARWSTFAATVNAELPQLQNNLDTARRDPNKADTYLGLAIRDCLPVMLDQGIDEITPQERQFVDHLQTAREILVGER
- the gatC gene encoding Asp-tRNA(Asn)/Glu-tRNA(Gln) amidotransferase subunit GatC translates to MSDLSLDDVRKVAELANLTFSPDELVQMQGDMRAILDYVDVLQQVDTADVEPLAHPIEVQNAFRDDTPTEMLTLERALQNAPKTDGRYFIVPAILDAAE
- a CDS encoding L28 family ribosomal protein — translated: MSTHKKHKREKRDKLRELYGDNTPAKGNSLSQRGKPKYLGGNGRKTTGITRRYFRKNLQRIRVVEDGKVVRRWVPVSMIRAGLIQKPVVREPFTIPDVQDNA
- a CDS encoding carbon storage regulator; protein product: MLVLTRKKSQLIQIGDNIVIKVIRTGPGSVKLGIDAPSHVRVMRGELDEKLSQNYELVEAGEAEGDDSASATTEVECRRGDRVEDEEVVSPKATSRKNSRASVV
- a CDS encoding BatA domain-containing protein, with the translated sequence MTFSLLNFGMLAGLMAVTIPIVVHLLNRRRYDVVEWGAMQFLQLGERTRQRIKLSDLLLLLLRIAMISLLVLVFTRPFVKGNTFIRSLYPEPIDLVIVIDGSYSMGWTGEAITPHARAIQYTHNLLDNLTAVDRVAIIDARSRPDLLTPAPLTDTATARLELEKLQRPDGTANLIAGVTEACKLLTQSFSTRREIVVLTDRQAISWENPDSAAWNEFLKLRQAAAVPIGLAGIDVGSPTMNQFENFQVGKLKLNRDMTVTDTVVSVSTLVGYSGSKSEADVELVWSVDGQQLSRETDSLQLKPGEEVVAELTTRFSDAGSHVITASVPDDSLPGDNVAQIVVDVLEQIPVVVAVPGSEEPQQIQGQEPESDFYLTKVFGNPDVERAWANSRRIPQGKVDAALLRETRVLFWIGPGDENTDWDMLTDFLLNGGSVVLVPDHDATESDYEVLRDSWRFEDQRVVPVRFAEKVVRREDGETRSHFDLLSFSSAWLEPFRDAEKTDLQDVLISEYWLLETPEKFDDDSTADTDDVLNPAATGAKFDSGRPWLIERNVGRGKLVVSSMAIDGQSSDLVRQRGFVPLMHEMIFGLTQTSSQRNIELDEPLIVQQLPCQPLNLTVLGPDERRLKAQRAGSGDRLTWRLGNLKLSGLYQVQVDCDGAAETSASELPFYAFADRDESETALLTAEAQQEFREAFGMNWRVNSGEVLEDLATASGGIEIWPFLLFLVTAMLIGELFITRRMVQGGHHQIEFDQQPEAEPAPEPAFAVE